The following coding sequences are from one Paraburkholderia caballeronis window:
- a CDS encoding transcriptional regulator encodes MDTLRTYLNSLPVAEQAAFARRCNTSLGYLRKALSMRSLLGEKLCALLDRESGGAVPRQDLRPDWRQIWPELAQESLPPCTPDVGAAEAA; translated from the coding sequence ATGGACACCCTACGCACTTACCTCAACTCCCTCCCGGTCGCCGAGCAGGCTGCGTTCGCTCGCCGCTGCAATACGAGTTTGGGCTACCTCCGCAAGGCGCTGAGCATGCGCAGCCTGCTCGGCGAAAAGCTCTGCGCGCTGCTCGACCGCGAGTCTGGCGGCGCGGTTCCTCGCCAAGATCTGCGCCCCGACTGGCGTCAAATTTGGCCCGAGCTCGCCCAGGAATCGCTGCCGCCGTGCACGCCCGATGTCGGAGCAGCAGAAGCGGCATGA
- a CDS encoding DUF1566 domain-containing protein, which produces MTITLQAIESEHARIAALIEEFKRQPQATEIRIAAVTIPLAAGERLAGSILNDDGTLSHYVILLPDEAESVNWKDALAWAVEHGGELPTRREQSLLFSNTKDEFEAAWYWSGEQHEENSGWAWYQSFITGYQSGHGQRHEFRARAVRRYTPPRKV; this is translated from the coding sequence ATGACGATCACGCTTCAGGCCATCGAGAGCGAACATGCCCGGATCGCCGCCCTGATCGAAGAGTTCAAGCGGCAGCCGCAGGCAACCGAGATTCGCATCGCCGCAGTCACGATCCCACTCGCCGCCGGCGAACGTCTCGCCGGGTCGATCCTGAACGACGACGGCACGCTGAGTCACTACGTGATTCTGCTGCCCGACGAGGCCGAGTCGGTGAACTGGAAGGATGCGCTCGCATGGGCCGTTGAACACGGCGGCGAGCTGCCCACGCGGCGCGAACAGTCCCTGCTGTTCTCGAACACGAAGGACGAATTCGAGGCGGCCTGGTACTGGTCCGGCGAGCAGCACGAAGAGAACTCCGGCTGGGCCTGGTATCAGAGCTTCATCACCGGCTACCAGAGCGGCCACGGCCAGCGCCACGAGTTCCGCGCCCGCGCCGTCCGCAGATACACACCGCCGCGCAAGGTCTGA
- a CDS encoding DNA-binding protein: MTVKPNIESALRAVLTGPDRKRAAEQLAWDASEVSRFLSGQRGVLIGEIDRAIDVAGYALVSRPYLDAIAVLGKVGVACECARQGAGECGRA; the protein is encoded by the coding sequence TTGACAGTGAAACCGAACATTGAATCCGCGCTGCGCGCGGTGCTGACTGGCCCCGACCGAAAGCGGGCCGCCGAGCAGCTCGCGTGGGATGCATCCGAAGTCAGCCGGTTTCTGAGCGGCCAACGCGGCGTGCTGATCGGCGAGATCGATCGTGCGATCGATGTCGCGGGTTACGCACTCGTGAGCCGCCCGTACCTGGACGCGATAGCGGTCCTTGGGAAAGTGGGCGTTGCATGCGAATGCGCGCGGCAGGGCGCGGGCGAGTGTGGTCGGGCGTGA
- a CDS encoding HNH endonuclease signature motif containing protein has protein sequence MATIDSLMRRTVEAGECLEFTGHICKAGYGLVWHEGKNRLAHRVSFELHNAPITEKQDVMHSCDNRKCINPAHLSLGSRSENLRDMLAKGRGRHCFGEAHPFSKLTSDAVAQIRREFQPYSRTHGAAALARRFGVTQGAVSCVLRGKSWKQA, from the coding sequence ATGGCTACGATCGACAGCCTGATGCGCCGCACTGTGGAGGCGGGCGAATGTCTCGAATTCACCGGCCACATCTGCAAGGCAGGATACGGCTTGGTCTGGCATGAGGGAAAGAATCGTCTCGCGCATCGCGTGTCGTTCGAGTTGCACAATGCGCCGATCACGGAGAAGCAGGATGTCATGCACTCCTGCGATAACCGCAAATGTATCAACCCTGCGCATTTGAGTCTGGGATCGCGCAGCGAGAACCTTCGGGACATGTTGGCCAAAGGCAGGGGAAGACACTGCTTTGGTGAAGCGCACCCGTTCTCGAAACTTACGAGCGACGCTGTTGCGCAGATTCGCAGGGAATTTCAGCCATATAGCCGAACGCACGGTGCAGCGGCGCTTGCGCGCAGGTTCGGCGTCACGCAAGGTGCCGTGTCGTGCGTGTTGCGTGGCAAATCCTGGAAACAGGCCTGA
- a CDS encoding tyrosine-type recombinase/integrase, whose amino-acid sequence MDFRTPGGGRIRQTAGTTDRKEAQELHDKLKHEAWRVAKLGDKPRRTFDEAALRYLREQAGKADYKSKVRHVKYWRSIFGIRALDTITRDEILTTLPDRASQKGCDKVLTPSTRNRYLATIRAMLNDAAGDWEWLERAPKLTTAKEPAGRIRWITRDEARRLLAAIDLDWMRDIAAFGFATGLRQSNIIELEWSQVDLQARRAWIHPDQAKARKSIGVPLNAEAVAIVRRQLGLHERYVFSCGGVAPWYWDTKRWMAACKRAGIERFRFHDVRHTWASWHVQGGTPLNRLMELGGWASYEMVLRYAHLAPDHLKPHADAVLMSTEAGAPRLVAVK is encoded by the coding sequence ATCGATTTCCGCACGCCAGGCGGCGGCCGAATTAGACAAACTGCTGGCACAACCGATCGAAAGGAGGCGCAGGAGCTACACGACAAGCTGAAGCATGAAGCATGGCGCGTCGCGAAACTGGGCGACAAGCCCAGGCGCACGTTCGATGAGGCCGCGCTCCGTTATCTCAGGGAGCAGGCTGGCAAGGCCGACTATAAGAGCAAAGTGAGGCACGTCAAGTACTGGCGCAGCATTTTCGGCATTCGTGCGCTCGATACGATCACTCGCGACGAGATTCTCACGACACTCCCCGACCGGGCATCGCAGAAAGGTTGCGACAAGGTGCTCACGCCATCAACGCGCAATCGGTATCTGGCCACAATTCGCGCCATGCTGAACGACGCCGCCGGAGATTGGGAATGGCTTGAGCGCGCGCCGAAACTCACCACTGCGAAAGAGCCTGCGGGACGAATACGCTGGATCACGAGGGACGAAGCTCGGCGTCTGCTCGCCGCGATAGATCTGGACTGGATGCGGGATATCGCGGCCTTCGGGTTTGCAACCGGCCTGCGCCAGTCGAACATCATCGAACTCGAATGGTCGCAGGTCGACCTTCAGGCGCGGCGGGCATGGATTCATCCGGATCAAGCCAAGGCGCGCAAGTCGATCGGCGTGCCGCTGAACGCGGAGGCGGTAGCGATCGTTCGCCGGCAACTCGGGCTTCACGAGCGGTATGTGTTCTCGTGCGGCGGCGTAGCGCCATGGTACTGGGACACGAAACGCTGGATGGCGGCCTGCAAACGTGCCGGCATTGAGCGCTTCAGGTTCCACGACGTGCGGCACACGTGGGCGAGCTGGCACGTCCAGGGCGGCACGCCGCTCAATCGCCTGATGGAACTAGGGGGCTGGGCGAGCTACGAGATGGTGCTGCGGTATGCCCACCTCGCGCCCGACCACCTGAAGCCGCATGCGGATGCAGTGCTGATGAGCACAGAGGCTGGGGCGCCGCGACTCGTCGCGGTGAAATAA
- a CDS encoding DNA cytosine methyltransferase codes for MTAYYNELDPYCAQWLRNLIAAGHIAAGDVDERSIEDVRPDDLRGYTQCHFFAGIGVWSFALRMAGWDDSRPVWTGSCPCQPFSIAAVAHERAGFDDERHLFPAWFDLIRECRPVVCFGEQVGSRDGLTWLDSVFDQLESESYACAAAITSAAGAGADHIRNRLYFVANSMRAGREGHHPIERISVTAQTAFAESRNAAARLRALMEGDYSGLLPGDESSIAVERCRARGYGNAINARQASIFIAAADEALTA; via the coding sequence GTGACGGCCTATTACAACGAATTGGACCCGTACTGCGCACAGTGGCTGCGCAACCTGATCGCCGCCGGGCATATCGCCGCTGGCGACGTTGACGAAAGGAGCATTGAGGATGTCCGACCCGACGACCTGCGAGGCTATACCCAGTGCCATTTCTTCGCCGGCATTGGAGTCTGGTCATTCGCCCTGCGCATGGCTGGCTGGGACGACTCTCGACCTGTTTGGACCGGGTCTTGCCCCTGTCAGCCGTTCAGCATTGCAGCCGTCGCTCACGAGCGAGCTGGTTTCGACGACGAACGACATCTGTTCCCTGCCTGGTTTGATCTCATCCGCGAGTGCCGACCTGTCGTTTGCTTTGGCGAGCAGGTTGGAAGCCGCGATGGCCTCACTTGGCTCGACAGTGTTTTCGATCAGTTGGAGTCGGAGAGCTACGCCTGCGCTGCGGCAATTACCAGTGCAGCTGGTGCGGGCGCGGACCACATCCGAAATCGGCTTTACTTCGTTGCCAACTCCATGCGCGCGGGACGGGAAGGACATCACCCGATCGAACGCATTTCTGTCACAGCGCAAACGGCATTCGCCGAGTCTCGCAACGCGGCTGCTCGACTCAGGGCACTCATGGAAGGTGATTACAGCGGCCTATTGCCTGGCGATGAATCTTCCATTGCAGTGGAACGCTGTCGCGCCCGCGGCTACGGTAACGCGATCAACGCGCGCCAAGCATCAATCTTCATCGCAGCAGCCGACGAAGCCCTGACCGCCTGA
- a CDS encoding DUF4406 domain-containing protein → MRIYVAGPMTGIHEWNFPRFHAETARLRALGHVVIKPAEINPDTTLGWEMCMRADIQQLVTCEAICLLPGFENSKGARLERHIAMELGMQVMYAPEAS, encoded by the coding sequence ATGCGAATCTACGTCGCCGGCCCGATGACGGGCATTCACGAATGGAATTTTCCGCGCTTTCACGCCGAGACGGCGCGCCTTCGCGCGCTTGGTCACGTCGTGATCAAGCCGGCGGAAATCAATCCCGACACGACGCTGGGCTGGGAAATGTGCATGCGTGCGGATATCCAGCAGCTGGTGACCTGCGAGGCGATCTGCCTTCTGCCGGGCTTCGAGAACTCGAAGGGCGCCCGGCTGGAGCGTCATATCGCGATGGAGCTGGGCATGCAGGTGATGTATGCGCCGGAGGCGTCATGA
- a CDS encoding Rmf/CrpP family protein, whose protein sequence is MLSREEIERYAAEGREAFERGMAVSHCPYPQNSSALLTWIRGYQNAAFGARFARSERADFT, encoded by the coding sequence GTGCTTTCCCGCGAAGAGATCGAACGCTATGCCGCCGAGGGCCGCGAGGCCTTCGAACGCGGCATGGCGGTCAGCCACTGTCCCTATCCGCAGAACTCGTCTGCCCTCCTGACATGGATCCGTGGTTACCAGAACGCCGCATTCGGCGCCCGGTTCGCTCGATCGGAGCGGGCCGATTTCACTTGA
- a CDS encoding zinc ribbon domain-containing protein — protein MPLYRLQCAARCGHEEDIFRAVADRDRDLPTHCDAPMVRKIVAPMVAPDIDSYRAIAVDVATGEVPVINSRSAHREFLKRNGYIEIGNETGGRNPGPDNVRGDFDVRGDLARATSDVLRSTR, from the coding sequence ATGCCTCTGTATCGTCTGCAATGTGCCGCGCGGTGTGGTCACGAGGAAGACATTTTTCGCGCGGTCGCCGATCGCGATCGCGACCTGCCGACGCATTGCGATGCGCCGATGGTCCGCAAGATCGTGGCGCCCATGGTCGCTCCCGACATTGATTCGTATCGCGCCATTGCAGTGGACGTGGCGACCGGAGAGGTGCCGGTGATCAACAGCCGGAGCGCGCACCGCGAATTCCTCAAGCGCAACGGGTACATCGAGATCGGCAACGAGACCGGCGGCCGCAATCCGGGACCCGACAATGTGCGCGGCGACTTCGATGTACGCGGCGACCTCGCGCGCGCGACGAGTGACGTGCTGCGGAGCACGCGATGA
- a CDS encoding DUF1566 domain-containing protein — translation MQIKIPPLAEGEIYLSGFVDANGDVTHTILLPGDNDAATWQAQMDWAKSIGGDLPTRAELVIAYEKLRDQFQKTAYWSNTPDDDPEYSGWAWFQYFHDGSQGDGRQGGEFRARAVRRLSI, via the coding sequence ATGCAAATCAAAATTCCGCCGCTCGCTGAAGGCGAGATCTACCTCAGTGGCTTCGTCGATGCGAACGGCGACGTCACGCACACGATCCTGCTGCCCGGCGACAACGATGCCGCCACGTGGCAGGCGCAGATGGACTGGGCCAAGAGCATCGGCGGTGACCTGCCGACGCGTGCCGAGCTGGTGATCGCATACGAGAAGTTGCGCGACCAGTTCCAGAAGACCGCGTACTGGTCGAATACGCCGGATGACGATCCCGAATATTCCGGCTGGGCCTGGTTTCAGTACTTCCACGACGGCAGTCAGGGCGACGGCCGCCAGGGCGGCGAGTTCCGCGCCCGCGCCGTCCGCAGATTGTCGATTTAA
- a CDS encoding molecular chaperone, translating to MDPASLRVRERVEHRHRRHGFCDRRLYRRLTMSDIEQPQGGTPEISLVNRWTKEIELYQKQAGKWETKGKKIERRYKDERNVREEKVSRYNILWSNVQTLLPALYSRNPKPDFQRRFLAADPVGRVTCEVLERATSYVLEKVDFRAIMRQCVTDRLLPGRGTLWLRYVPHWRDASDASNDYVAREGFEVDDDADANESNDVAQDVTADGEPVQELDYEEVDVDYVHWTDFGHTVARTWQEVTAVWRVAYLTRRQLVKRFGPEKGNAVPLDHEPEDLKGQAVTEYQKKARIYEIWDKDTMTAIWISRVHPEPLDVRDDPLGLEGFFPCPRPLLPNGANDSVIPVPDYVMYQDQAGELDELTSRITLLTRAIKAAGVRDASAPGLERLLSEGLENVLVPVDAWAAFAEKGGLVGAVQMLPMADLAQTLLTLYDAREKVKQDLYEITGMSDIVRGASDPNETYGAQQLKANFVSIRLEDIQADVQRFARDAVSLIAEIMANHFSVDTLAEISGYALMTAMEKEVASRIRALGGELPDDLKQPFEEPTWEEVAALLHNTTVRHYRLDIETDSTLKMNQLQEKADRTELLKAVGDFLTAAANADPTLVPLLGQMLMFAVRAFPVGKSLEASLQETVDQLVARAKQAASNPQPNPAQMKAQSDVQIAQGKNQAALQGKLAEIAADERAAAADRQQEAQLAMVERQAQMIAERTQAQLQAHLETVRAANESTLEQQRVAFEGQLQLLLASIKAAAQVESAEIAAGATLTAAQSSAAAQPLLENQ from the coding sequence GTGGATCCCGCTTCCCTTCGCGTTCGTGAACGGGTTGAACATCGTCATCGGCGGCACGGTTTCTGCGACCGTCGGCTTTACCGCAGGCTGACCATGAGCGACATCGAGCAGCCGCAGGGCGGCACGCCGGAAATCTCCCTCGTGAATCGCTGGACGAAGGAGATCGAGCTTTATCAGAAGCAGGCCGGCAAATGGGAAACGAAGGGCAAGAAAATCGAGCGGCGCTACAAGGACGAGCGCAATGTGCGCGAAGAGAAGGTGTCGCGTTACAACATCCTGTGGTCGAACGTGCAGACGTTGCTGCCGGCGCTCTATTCGCGTAACCCGAAGCCCGATTTTCAGCGTCGGTTTCTGGCTGCCGATCCGGTCGGGCGCGTGACATGTGAAGTGCTGGAGCGTGCGACGAGCTACGTGCTGGAGAAGGTGGATTTTCGCGCCATCATGCGCCAGTGCGTCACGGACCGTCTGTTGCCCGGCCGCGGCACGCTCTGGCTGCGATACGTGCCGCACTGGCGCGACGCGTCGGATGCTTCGAACGACTACGTCGCGCGCGAGGGGTTCGAGGTGGACGACGATGCCGATGCGAACGAGTCGAACGACGTCGCGCAGGACGTGACCGCCGACGGTGAGCCGGTGCAGGAGCTGGACTATGAAGAAGTAGACGTCGACTATGTGCACTGGACTGACTTCGGACATACCGTTGCGCGAACGTGGCAGGAAGTGACGGCCGTCTGGCGCGTCGCGTATCTCACGCGACGCCAACTCGTGAAGCGATTCGGTCCGGAGAAGGGCAACGCTGTGCCCCTCGATCACGAGCCCGAAGACCTGAAGGGGCAGGCGGTCACCGAATACCAGAAGAAGGCGCGTATCTACGAGATCTGGGACAAGGACACGATGACCGCGATCTGGATCAGCCGCGTGCATCCGGAGCCGCTGGACGTTCGCGACGATCCGCTCGGACTGGAGGGCTTTTTCCCCTGCCCCCGGCCGCTGCTGCCGAATGGCGCGAACGATTCGGTGATCCCGGTTCCGGACTATGTGATGTATCAGGATCAGGCCGGGGAGCTGGACGAACTCACGAGCCGCATTACGCTGCTCACGCGCGCGATCAAGGCGGCTGGCGTGCGCGATGCGAGCGCGCCGGGATTGGAGCGGCTGCTGTCGGAGGGCCTCGAAAACGTGCTGGTCCCGGTGGATGCCTGGGCGGCGTTCGCTGAGAAAGGTGGTCTGGTCGGTGCAGTCCAGATGCTGCCGATGGCCGATCTGGCGCAGACGCTGCTGACGCTGTACGACGCGCGCGAGAAGGTGAAGCAGGACCTGTACGAGATTACCGGCATGTCGGATATCGTGCGGGGCGCGAGCGATCCGAACGAGACATATGGCGCGCAGCAGCTGAAGGCCAATTTCGTATCGATCCGTCTGGAGGACATACAGGCGGACGTGCAGCGGTTCGCGCGCGACGCTGTTTCGCTCATCGCCGAAATCATGGCGAACCATTTCAGCGTCGACACGCTCGCCGAGATCTCCGGCTACGCGCTGATGACGGCGATGGAGAAAGAGGTGGCGAGCCGCATCCGCGCGCTCGGCGGCGAGTTGCCGGACGATCTCAAGCAGCCGTTCGAAGAGCCAACGTGGGAAGAGGTGGCCGCGCTCCTGCACAACACCACAGTCCGCCACTACCGGCTCGACATCGAAACCGACTCGACGCTGAAGATGAACCAGTTGCAGGAAAAGGCGGACCGCACCGAATTGCTGAAGGCGGTCGGCGACTTCCTCACCGCGGCGGCGAACGCCGATCCCACGCTCGTGCCGCTGCTCGGCCAGATGCTGATGTTCGCGGTCCGCGCGTTCCCCGTCGGCAAGTCACTGGAAGCGAGCCTGCAGGAGACCGTCGATCAGCTCGTCGCGCGCGCGAAACAGGCGGCTTCGAATCCGCAGCCGAACCCGGCGCAGATGAAAGCGCAGTCGGACGTCCAGATCGCGCAGGGCAAGAATCAGGCTGCGCTGCAGGGCAAATTGGCCGAGATTGCTGCCGACGAGCGTGCTGCGGCGGCCGACCGACAGCAGGAAGCGCAACTGGCGATGGTCGAGCGGCAGGCGCAGATGATCGCCGAACGCACGCAGGCGCAGCTGCAGGCACACCTCGAAACGGTGCGCGCGGCGAACGAATCCACGCTCGAACAGCAGCGCGTCGCCTTCGAAGGCCAGCTGCAACTGCTCCTCGCCTCGATCAAGGCCGCCGCGCAGGTTGAGTCGGCAGAGATCGCCGCGGGAGCGACATTGACGGCGGCCCAGTCGAGCGCGGCCGCGCAACCCCTTCTGGAGAATCAGTGA
- a CDS encoding terminase small subunit-like protein: MGRPSKYSDRVAEVICSRIADGESLRTICKDRNMPGRQTVLGWLADKDNEGFRTRYAYAREAQADLYAEECIEIADTPVLGTKTVSREWGEEVTEADMIEHRRLQVLTRQWYASKLAPKKYGDKLQADLNHSGTVQVVKLNNEPAPEMPE; the protein is encoded by the coding sequence ATGGGCCGACCGAGCAAATATTCCGACCGCGTCGCCGAGGTGATCTGCTCGCGGATCGCCGACGGCGAAAGCCTTCGCACGATCTGCAAGGATCGGAATATGCCCGGTCGGCAGACGGTGCTGGGATGGCTCGCGGACAAGGACAACGAGGGTTTTCGTACCAGGTACGCGTACGCGCGCGAGGCGCAGGCTGACCTCTACGCCGAGGAGTGCATCGAGATCGCGGACACGCCGGTGCTCGGGACCAAGACGGTGTCGAGGGAGTGGGGCGAAGAGGTGACCGAGGCGGACATGATCGAGCATCGCCGCCTTCAGGTTCTCACGCGCCAGTGGTACGCATCGAAGCTCGCCCCGAAGAAGTATGGCGACAAGCTGCAGGCGGACCTGAACCATTCCGGGACCGTGCAGGTCGTGAAGCTGAACAACGAACCCGCGCCGGAGATGCCGGAGTGA
- a CDS encoding S24 family peptidase: MSKSDERREERRLALLRLKDQFGRGGIAKIARTINKEPNYVSRMLYPPDKPGAKGIGEDSVVLLDEHFPGWQSSAGSPANDAEPGIVLSHSPKSIGSNEIEVPRFEAPASMGLGRPTPDQENVVELLRVSSSWLRSALPHISSPANLAVLPASGDSMEPTFSDSDLLWVDRGVREIRTEAVYVLALRDELYVKRLQRRPDGAILMISDNKSYDPYVIENGEREQFQVLGRVVFAWRGKRL, from the coding sequence ATGAGCAAAAGTGACGAACGCCGCGAAGAAAGACGCCTAGCATTGCTGCGGCTGAAGGATCAATTCGGGCGGGGCGGGATTGCCAAAATCGCTAGGACCATCAATAAGGAGCCGAACTATGTGTCGCGGATGCTCTATCCCCCTGACAAGCCGGGCGCAAAAGGCATTGGCGAGGATTCGGTAGTGCTCCTGGATGAGCATTTCCCGGGTTGGCAGTCGAGCGCCGGAAGTCCGGCGAATGACGCGGAACCCGGCATAGTGTTGAGCCATTCTCCAAAATCGATTGGAAGCAATGAAATAGAGGTGCCGCGCTTCGAAGCGCCCGCTTCCATGGGCTTGGGGCGCCCCACCCCCGATCAAGAAAACGTAGTTGAGCTATTGCGAGTTAGCAGTTCATGGTTGCGAAGTGCATTGCCTCATATCAGCAGTCCCGCCAATCTCGCGGTACTCCCGGCATCTGGCGATTCCATGGAGCCCACCTTTTCGGATTCCGACTTGCTCTGGGTAGATCGCGGTGTTAGGGAGATCAGGACTGAGGCCGTATATGTGCTAGCGCTGCGCGATGAACTCTATGTGAAGCGACTGCAGCGGCGTCCTGATGGCGCTATCTTGATGATTTCCGACAACAAGAGCTACGATCCTTACGTCATCGAGAACGGCGAGCGAGAACAATTCCAGGTGCTTGGGCGCGTCGTGTTTGCATGGCGCGGGAAGCGCCTGTAA
- a CDS encoding DUF2303 family protein, giving the protein METKHETNLAETLARELKSPIEIASNTAAALRRVALPPGWTLEEQDDSMKLPAPLRKTATVRLRDADSFIDYVKRHGSLTDSTVWCLADYVQGKIAFTAIINDQGEDPGAAAWRDHRAYFAPEFSEEWRRWNGKNKQPMSQADFAAFIEDNLKDIASPDSAGLPSGAAMLEMALSFEATQDMRFKSAIRLSNGGVNLSFVQDDDAQTLQKMSVFERFAIGIPVFWNGDPYQVDARLRYRVRDGKLHFWFELVRTDKILEAATSTVITTIREKTGNPFFFGDPFAN; this is encoded by the coding sequence ATGGAAACGAAACACGAAACGAACCTGGCCGAAACGCTCGCGCGCGAGTTGAAATCGCCGATCGAGATCGCATCGAACACGGCGGCCGCGCTGCGGCGCGTCGCCCTGCCGCCGGGCTGGACGCTCGAAGAGCAGGACGATTCGATGAAGCTGCCGGCGCCGCTCCGCAAGACGGCCACCGTGCGCCTGCGCGACGCGGACAGCTTCATCGACTACGTGAAGCGACATGGCTCGCTCACCGATTCGACGGTCTGGTGTCTGGCCGACTACGTGCAGGGCAAGATCGCATTCACTGCGATCATCAACGATCAGGGCGAGGACCCGGGCGCCGCTGCGTGGCGCGATCACCGCGCCTATTTCGCTCCCGAGTTCAGCGAAGAATGGCGGCGCTGGAACGGCAAGAACAAGCAGCCGATGAGCCAGGCCGACTTCGCTGCGTTTATCGAGGACAACCTGAAGGACATCGCGAGCCCGGACAGCGCGGGCCTGCCGAGTGGTGCCGCGATGCTCGAAATGGCGCTGTCGTTCGAGGCCACCCAGGACATGCGCTTCAAGAGCGCGATCCGGCTGTCGAACGGCGGCGTGAATCTCTCGTTCGTACAGGACGATGATGCGCAGACGCTGCAGAAGATGTCGGTGTTCGAGCGGTTCGCAATCGGTATCCCCGTCTTCTGGAACGGCGATCCGTATCAGGTCGACGCACGCCTGCGCTATCGCGTGCGCGACGGCAAATTGCACTTCTGGTTCGAACTCGTACGCACGGACAAGATCCTCGAAGCGGCGACGTCGACCGTCATCACGACCATCCGCGAGAAGACCGGCAACCCGTTCTTCTTCGGCGACCCCTTCGCCAACTAA